In Ornithorhynchus anatinus isolate Pmale09 chromosome 17, mOrnAna1.pri.v4, whole genome shotgun sequence, the following proteins share a genomic window:
- the DNAJC28 gene encoding dnaJ homolog subfamily C member 28 has product MKWLYSTMTPKFRCSFTVSAAMIPNQMKLLPYPGVVWNRTLASHKPQKTIKECYSVLNLDESCSADEVRESFRKLAKQFHPDSGSSTADSAKFIQIDEAYRTVLSHVMEKSRRGSHKVEDEEDEDKSKYKTPQHRHYLSYEGLGFGTPSQREKQYRQLRADRATEQVMEYQKQKLERQYFAHSLTAKDVRQSRSQKMTQAIERLVEDLIQESMAKGDFDNLSGKGKPLKKFSGCSYIDPMTHNLNRILIDNGYQPEWILMQKEIKDTIEQLREEILMSRNKLGNPMTPREQTQWGLACEQFQENIGKLNKRINDFNLIVPLLTRQKVHFDAKKEISRALKTYETLMETRKTAENCPKTNEKGNVKAVGFRAAFFEWINLWK; this is encoded by the coding sequence ATGAAGTGGCTTTATTCGACCATGACTCCAAAATTCAGATGCTCTTTTACGGTCTCGGCAGCAATGATCCCGAACCAAATGAAGCTGCTTCCCTACCCCGGTGTCGTCTGGAATCGAACGCTGGCAAGCCATAAGCCTCAAAAGACGATCAAAGAATGTTACAGCGTGCTCAACCTCGACGAAAGCTGTTCGGCCGACGAGGTAAGAGAATCGTTTCGAAAACTGGCTAAGCAGTTCCACCCCGACAGCGGCTCCAGTACCGCGGACTCCGCCAAATTCATACAGATCGACGAAGCCTACCGAACGGTGCTTTCCCACGTGATGGAGAAATCCAGACGGGGATCACATAAGgtcgaggacgaggaggacgaagaTAAATCCAAATACAAAACTCCCCAGCACCGACATTATTTAAGTTACGAAGGTTTGGGGTTCGGGACCCCCAGTCAAAGGGAGAAACAGTACAGGCAGTTGAGAGCAGACCGGGCCACTGAGCAAGTGATGGAGTACCAGAAGCAGAAACTGGAGCGGCAATATTTTGCCCACAGCTTGACGGCTAAGGACGTAAGACAGAGTAGAAGCCAGAAGATGACCCAGGCAATCGAGCGTTTGGTCGAGGATCTCATCCAGGAATCGATGGCCAAAGGCGACTTCGACAACCTCAGCGGAAAGGGGAAGCCTCTGAAGAAGTTTTCAGGCTGTTCGTACATCGACCCTATGACCCATAACCTGAACAGGATCCTGATTGATAACGGTTACCAGCCGGAGTGGATCCTAATGCAGAAGGAAATCAAAGACACCATCGAGCAGCTCCGAGAAGAAATCCTGATGTCGAGGAACAAACTTGGAAATCCAATGACTCCGCGGGAACAGACACAGTGGGGCCTGGCGTGTGAGCAGTTTCAAGAAAATATCGGAAAGCTGAACAAACGAATAAATGACTTTAATTTGATCGTGCCCCTTCTGACCCGCCAAAAAGTGCATTTTGATGCAAAGAAGGAAATATCACGAGCCCTGAAGACTTACGAGACCCTCATGGAAACGAGGAAGACGGCGGAGAACTGCCCCAAAACAAATGAGAAGGGAAATGTTAAGGCGGTCGGATTCAGGGCTGCTTTTTTTGAATGGATAAATTTGTGGAAATAA